A window of the Lactuca sativa cultivar Salinas chromosome 5, Lsat_Salinas_v11, whole genome shotgun sequence genome harbors these coding sequences:
- the LOC111891727 gene encoding uncharacterized protein LOC111891727 codes for MPLEDIVKSLATSTQVFQQETKASIKNLEKQVSQLAISISKLESQGMLPAQTEANPRHNVCAITLRSGKSYDGPKLSVDQKEEEIVVEETTKEEKEEEKTIEKRPFISESKATPASFPERLKSTKKEREENEIMQMFKRVQINVPLLEVIKQAPRYARFLKDLCVSKKKLKVNQVVTVGEHVSAVLQKRMPPKCKDPGVFTVPCKLGNIYIPRAMLDLGASVNVLPYSLFKSIGVGTLSKTGVIIQLADRSLVHPKGVLENVLVQVDELSSRLIFMS; via the coding sequence ATGCCTTTAGAGGACATAGTGAAAAGTTTGGCAACTAGTACACAAGTTTTCCAACAAGAGACAAAAGCAAGCATAAAGAACTTAGAGAAACAAGTTTCACAGCTTGCTATTTCCATAAGCAAACTAGAATCTCAAGGAATGTTGCCTGCCCAAACTGAAGCAAACCCAAGGCACAATGTATGTGCCATCACATTGAGAAGCGGGAAGAGTTATGATGGTCCAAAATTGTCGGTTGATCAAAAGGAAGAAGAAATAGTAGTTGAAGAGACGACCAAAGAAGAGAAGGAGGAAGAGAAAACAATTGAAAAGAGGCCCTTCATCAGTGAGTCTAAAGCCACACCTGCTTCATTTCCCGAAAGATTAAAGAGCACGAAGAAAGAAAGGGAGGAGAATGAGATCATGcaaatgttcaagagagttcaaatCAATGTTCCACTCCTCGAGGTCATCAAGCAGGCACCTAGATACGCAAGGTTCCTTAAGGATCTTTGTGTatctaaaaagaaattaaaagtaaATCAAGTCGTAACGGTTGGGGAGCATGTATCTGCGGTTTTGCAAAAGAGGATGCCCCCGAAGTGCAAGGATCCCGGTGTCTTTACCGTGCCTTGCAAGTTGGGAAATATTTATATACCCCGAGCTATGCTTGATCTAGGTGCATCCGTAAATGTCCTACCATATTCTCTTTTCAAATCAATTGGTGTAGGAACATTGAGCAAAACCGGTGTGATCATCCAACTTGCTGACCGGTCTTTGGTACACCCAAAGGGAGTATTAGAGAACGTGTTAGTGCAAGTCGATGAATTGTCTTCCCGGCTGATTTTTATGTCTTAG